In one window of Gossypium hirsutum isolate 1008001.06 chromosome A01, Gossypium_hirsutum_v2.1, whole genome shotgun sequence DNA:
- the LOC107916763 gene encoding pto-interacting protein 1 isoform X3 yields the protein MDYKPGWPLLLRASSATPQAKHARSMSVVKWVMNLPSRSLHDHSPRGSTIKEIELNQLGDDNDGNETNSSMQYELQKCLEVLLNTNSSDCRWFCYGILKAATDQFSTAENLIGKGGSNRVYKGILPDNKAVAVKILESSKEACKDFANEIEIISSLKHKHIMPLIGICIKDHDLISVYDFSSKGSLEEILHGKNKGKHALPWELRYNVAVGIAEGLDYLHNELSRPVIHRDIKSSNILLSDGFEPKLSDFGLAIWGPTDSSFLIQADVVGTFGYLAPEYFMYGKLSDKIDVYAFGVVLLELLSGKRPISFENLKGQQSLVMWAKPIIESGDVKGILDPNLNGNINETQMHRMIRAATLCITRSGRLRPKMRQILELLRGEKEVEKWGETPNEEMESQEQHDDEVYPNSRPELHLSVAMLDVDDDCTSFSSMEQSSNFSTDEYLKERWSRSSSFN from the exons ATGGACTATAAGCCTGGTTGGCCCCTCCTCCTGAGGGCTAGTTCAGCAACACCACAAGCGAAGCATGCCAGGAGCATGTCGGTCGTGAAATGGGTAATGAACTTACCAAGTCGGTCTCTGCATGATCATTCTCCTCGAGGTTCAACAATCAAGGAAATAGAGCTGAATCAACTTGGAGATGACAATGATGGGAATGAgaccaattcatcaatgcaataTGAGTTGCAAAAATGCTTGGAGGTGCTCCTGAATACAAATTCATCGGATTGCAGATGGTTTTGTTATGGAATTCTAAAAGCTGCAACTGATCAATTCTCCACAG CAGAGAACTTGATTGGGAAAGGAGGGAGCAACCGTGTCTATAAAGGGATCCTTCCGGATAACAAAGCAGTGGCTGTGAAGATTCTGGAGTCATCAAAAGAGGCATGCAAGGATTTCGCAAATGAAATCGAAATAATCTCCTCACTGAAGCATAAACACATCATGCCTCTAATAGGTATCTGCATTAAAGATCATGATCTTATATCCGTCTATGATTTCTCATCCAAGGGAAGCTTAGAAGAAATTCTGCATG GGAAGAACAAAGGAAAACATGCCTTGCCATGGGAGCTCAGATATAACGTTGCTGTCGGGATTGCTGAAGGCCTAGATTACCTACATAATGAGCTTTCTCGACCTGTTATTCATAGGGATATCAAGTCTTCAAATATTCTTCTTTCAGATGGGTTCGAACCAAAG TTATCTGACTTTGGGTTAGCAATATGGGGACCAACTGATTCGTCATTTCTGATTCAAGCTGATGTTGTTGGAACATTTGGGTATTTAGCTCCTGAATATTTTATGTATGGTAAACTTAGCGACAAGATTGACGTCTACGCTTTCGGTGTTGTTCTACTCGAGTTGCTATCAGGAAAAAGACCGATAAGCTTTGAGAATCTAAAAGGCCAGCAAAGCTTGGTCATGTGG GCAAAGCCTATAATAGAGAGTGGAGATGTGAAAGGTATATTGGACCCCAATTTGAATGGGAATATCAATGAGACTCAAATGCATAGGATGATTCGAGCTGCGACACTTTGCATCACACGTTCAGGTCGACTTCGGCCAAAGATGAGACAG ATACTAGAGCTGTTAAGAGGGGAAAAAGAAGTAGAAAAATGGGGAGagacaccaaatgaggaaatggAAAGCCAAGAACAGCATGATGATGAAGTTTATCCAAATTCAAGGCCAGAGTTACATTTAAGTGTGGCAATGCTTGATGTTGATGATGATTGTACATCATTTAGTAGCATGGAGCAAAGCAGTAACTTTTCTACTGATGAATATTTAAAAGAAAGATGGAGCAGATCATCAAGCTTCAATTAg
- the LOC107916763 gene encoding probable receptor-like protein kinase At5g18500 isoform X2, with amino-acid sequence MPSDKKKNVLVGIRLDSESRDLLSWALVKVAEPGDCVVAIHVTRNSDHALGQKLLLEGYLEAYEGLCSIKKVDLKGQIYKGNSIRKVLIREAINYGAVALVVGIDKRSPLGGWTSTARYCTKRLPTTTNVVAINKGKIVFERSNKNELSGLKGDPRLSLCLTENLGIKECQSEYGDSEVGSEISSFEGIQSSKDGSRTSSEDSKIEILSVIHEGKRIPSWSISLFAGDNMDYKPGWPLLLRASSATPQAKHARSMSVVKWVMNLPSRSLHDHSPRGSTIKEIELNQLGDDNDGNETNSSMQYELQKCLEVLLNTNSSDCRWFCYGILKAATDQFSTENLIGKGGSNRVYKGILPDNKAVAVKILESSKEACKDFANEIEIISSLKHKHIMPLIGICIKDHDLISVYDFSSKGSLEEILHGKNKGKHALPWELRYNVAVGIAEGLDYLHNELSRPVIHRDIKSSNILLSDGFEPKLSDFGLAIWGPTDSSFLIQADVVGTFGYLAPEYFMYGKLSDKIDVYAFGVVLLELLSGKRPISFENLKGQQSLVMWAKPIIESGDVKGILDPNLNGNINETQMHRMIRAATLCITRSGRLRPKMRQILELLRGEKEVEKWGETPNEEMESQEQHDDEVYPNSRPELHLSVAMLDVDDDCTSFSSMEQSSNFSTDEYLKERWSRSSSFN; translated from the exons ATGCCTTCTGATAAGAAGAAAAATGTATTGGTTGGGATTCGATTAGATAGTGAAAGCAGGGATTTGCTTAGTTGGGCTCTTGTAAAAGTTGCTGAACCTGGTGATTGTGTTGTAGCAATTCATGTTACCCGGAATTCAG ATCATGCTTTGGGACAGAAATTGTTATTAGAGGGTTATTTAGAAGCATATGAAGGCCTGTGTTCTATAAAGAAG GTTGATCTTAAAGGCCAGATTTATAAAGGAAATTCGATACGAAAGGTTTTAATTCGAGAAGCAATAAACTATGGTGCTGTAGCTCTAGTTGTGGGTATAGACAAGAGGAGTCCTCTTGG GGGTTGGACTTCCACGGCTAGATACTGCACGAAGCGGCTGCCAACAACCACCAATGTTGTGGCCATCAACAAGGGAAAAATTGTTTTCGAAAGGTCCAACAAGAATGAACTATCAG GTCTTAAAGGTGATCCAAGACTGAGTCTTTGTCTGACCGAAAACCTTGGTATCAAAGAATGCCAATCAGAATATGGTGATTCTGAAGTAGGGTCTGAGATATCCAGTTTTGAAGGGATTCAAAGCTCCAAAGACGGATCAAGAACCAGTAGTGAAGATTCGAAGATTGAAATATTGAGTGTTATTCATGAAGGGAAGAGAATCCCTTCGTGGTCCATTTCTCTTTTTGCAGGAGATAATATGGACTATAAGCCTGGTTGGCCCCTCCTCCTGAGGGCTAGTTCAGCAACACCACAAGCGAAGCATGCCAGGAGCATGTCGGTCGTGAAATGGGTAATGAACTTACCAAGTCGGTCTCTGCATGATCATTCTCCTCGAGGTTCAACAATCAAGGAAATAGAGCTGAATCAACTTGGAGATGACAATGATGGGAATGAgaccaattcatcaatgcaataTGAGTTGCAAAAATGCTTGGAGGTGCTCCTGAATACAAATTCATCGGATTGCAGATGGTTTTGTTATGGAATTCTAAAAGCTGCAACTGATCAATTCTCCACAG AGAACTTGATTGGGAAAGGAGGGAGCAACCGTGTCTATAAAGGGATCCTTCCGGATAACAAAGCAGTGGCTGTGAAGATTCTGGAGTCATCAAAAGAGGCATGCAAGGATTTCGCAAATGAAATCGAAATAATCTCCTCACTGAAGCATAAACACATCATGCCTCTAATAGGTATCTGCATTAAAGATCATGATCTTATATCCGTCTATGATTTCTCATCCAAGGGAAGCTTAGAAGAAATTCTGCATG GGAAGAACAAAGGAAAACATGCCTTGCCATGGGAGCTCAGATATAACGTTGCTGTCGGGATTGCTGAAGGCCTAGATTACCTACATAATGAGCTTTCTCGACCTGTTATTCATAGGGATATCAAGTCTTCAAATATTCTTCTTTCAGATGGGTTCGAACCAAAG TTATCTGACTTTGGGTTAGCAATATGGGGACCAACTGATTCGTCATTTCTGATTCAAGCTGATGTTGTTGGAACATTTGGGTATTTAGCTCCTGAATATTTTATGTATGGTAAACTTAGCGACAAGATTGACGTCTACGCTTTCGGTGTTGTTCTACTCGAGTTGCTATCAGGAAAAAGACCGATAAGCTTTGAGAATCTAAAAGGCCAGCAAAGCTTGGTCATGTGG GCAAAGCCTATAATAGAGAGTGGAGATGTGAAAGGTATATTGGACCCCAATTTGAATGGGAATATCAATGAGACTCAAATGCATAGGATGATTCGAGCTGCGACACTTTGCATCACACGTTCAGGTCGACTTCGGCCAAAGATGAGACAG ATACTAGAGCTGTTAAGAGGGGAAAAAGAAGTAGAAAAATGGGGAGagacaccaaatgaggaaatggAAAGCCAAGAACAGCATGATGATGAAGTTTATCCAAATTCAAGGCCAGAGTTACATTTAAGTGTGGCAATGCTTGATGTTGATGATGATTGTACATCATTTAGTAGCATGGAGCAAAGCAGTAACTTTTCTACTGATGAATATTTAAAAGAAAGATGGAGCAGATCATCAAGCTTCAATTAg
- the LOC107916786 gene encoding basic leucine zipper 19 isoform X1, translating into MDDGELDFSNQEVFSGNNMGDIPSSCSMDSFFDELLNDSHACTHTHTCNPPGPDNSHTHTCFHFHTKIVPASSEDKAAIDDTAVSGENKSKKRPLGNREAVRKYREKVKARAASLEDEVVRLRALNQQLVKRLQGQAALEAEVARLKCLLVDIRGRIEGEIGPFPYQKPATNVNMMNVPGAYVMNPCNVQCNDQMYCLHPGVEDKTGEAAALNGQGFNGCDFDNIQCLANQNSTGGIGSAGSNGNYSGTKRRKGVHSATAG; encoded by the exons ATGGACGACGGGGAGCTTGATTTTTCGAACCAAGAAGTGTTTTCTGGCAATAACATGGGTGACATTCCTAGCAGTTGTTCAATGGACAGTTTTTTCGATGAATTACTCAATGATTCTCATGCATGTACTCATACACATACTTGCAACCCACCTGGACCTGATAACTCTCACACACACACCTGTTTTCATTTTCATACCAAGATTGTGCCTGCCTCAAGTGAAGATAAGGCTGCTATTGATGACACCGCTGTGTCTGGGGAGAATAAATCGAAGAAACGTCCGTTAGGTAATCGAGAAGCTGTCAGGAAGTATAGGGAGAAGGTTAAGGCACGAGCTGCCTCTTTGGAGGACGAGGTTGTGAGGCTGAGGGCATTGAACCAACAGCTGGTGAAAAGATTACAGGGTCAGGCTGCATTGGAGGCTGAGGTTGCAAGGCTAAAGTGTTTGCTTGTAGATATTAGAGGAAGAATCGAAGGGGAAATTGGACCGTTTCCTTATCAGAAACCAGCAACTAATGTTAACATGATGAATGTGCCTGGTGCTTATGTGATGAATCCCTGCAATGTGCAATGCAATGATCAGATGTATTGCCTTCATCCTGGAGTCGAAGATAAAACAGGAGAAGCTGCAGCACTGAATGGACAAGGATTTAATGGTTGTGACTTTGACAATATTCAGTGCTTGGCGAATCAGAACTCTACAGGTGGGATTGGAAGTGCAGGGTCGAATGGCAATTATTCTGGCACAAAAAGGAGgaaag GTGTTCATTCAGCTACAGCAGGCTGA
- the LOC107916763 gene encoding probable receptor-like protein kinase At5g18500 isoform X1: protein MPSDKKKNVLVGIRLDSESRDLLSWALVKVAEPGDCVVAIHVTRNSDHALGQKLLLEGYLEAYEGLCSIKKVDLKGQIYKGNSIRKVLIREAINYGAVALVVGIDKRSPLGGWTSTARYCTKRLPTTTNVVAINKGKIVFERSNKNELSGLKGDPRLSLCLTENLGIKECQSEYGDSEVGSEISSFEGIQSSKDGSRTSSEDSKIEILSVIHEGKRIPSWSISLFAGDNMDYKPGWPLLLRASSATPQAKHARSMSVVKWVMNLPSRSLHDHSPRGSTIKEIELNQLGDDNDGNETNSSMQYELQKCLEVLLNTNSSDCRWFCYGILKAATDQFSTAENLIGKGGSNRVYKGILPDNKAVAVKILESSKEACKDFANEIEIISSLKHKHIMPLIGICIKDHDLISVYDFSSKGSLEEILHGKNKGKHALPWELRYNVAVGIAEGLDYLHNELSRPVIHRDIKSSNILLSDGFEPKLSDFGLAIWGPTDSSFLIQADVVGTFGYLAPEYFMYGKLSDKIDVYAFGVVLLELLSGKRPISFENLKGQQSLVMWAKPIIESGDVKGILDPNLNGNINETQMHRMIRAATLCITRSGRLRPKMRQILELLRGEKEVEKWGETPNEEMESQEQHDDEVYPNSRPELHLSVAMLDVDDDCTSFSSMEQSSNFSTDEYLKERWSRSSSFN, encoded by the exons ATGCCTTCTGATAAGAAGAAAAATGTATTGGTTGGGATTCGATTAGATAGTGAAAGCAGGGATTTGCTTAGTTGGGCTCTTGTAAAAGTTGCTGAACCTGGTGATTGTGTTGTAGCAATTCATGTTACCCGGAATTCAG ATCATGCTTTGGGACAGAAATTGTTATTAGAGGGTTATTTAGAAGCATATGAAGGCCTGTGTTCTATAAAGAAG GTTGATCTTAAAGGCCAGATTTATAAAGGAAATTCGATACGAAAGGTTTTAATTCGAGAAGCAATAAACTATGGTGCTGTAGCTCTAGTTGTGGGTATAGACAAGAGGAGTCCTCTTGG GGGTTGGACTTCCACGGCTAGATACTGCACGAAGCGGCTGCCAACAACCACCAATGTTGTGGCCATCAACAAGGGAAAAATTGTTTTCGAAAGGTCCAACAAGAATGAACTATCAG GTCTTAAAGGTGATCCAAGACTGAGTCTTTGTCTGACCGAAAACCTTGGTATCAAAGAATGCCAATCAGAATATGGTGATTCTGAAGTAGGGTCTGAGATATCCAGTTTTGAAGGGATTCAAAGCTCCAAAGACGGATCAAGAACCAGTAGTGAAGATTCGAAGATTGAAATATTGAGTGTTATTCATGAAGGGAAGAGAATCCCTTCGTGGTCCATTTCTCTTTTTGCAGGAGATAATATGGACTATAAGCCTGGTTGGCCCCTCCTCCTGAGGGCTAGTTCAGCAACACCACAAGCGAAGCATGCCAGGAGCATGTCGGTCGTGAAATGGGTAATGAACTTACCAAGTCGGTCTCTGCATGATCATTCTCCTCGAGGTTCAACAATCAAGGAAATAGAGCTGAATCAACTTGGAGATGACAATGATGGGAATGAgaccaattcatcaatgcaataTGAGTTGCAAAAATGCTTGGAGGTGCTCCTGAATACAAATTCATCGGATTGCAGATGGTTTTGTTATGGAATTCTAAAAGCTGCAACTGATCAATTCTCCACAG CAGAGAACTTGATTGGGAAAGGAGGGAGCAACCGTGTCTATAAAGGGATCCTTCCGGATAACAAAGCAGTGGCTGTGAAGATTCTGGAGTCATCAAAAGAGGCATGCAAGGATTTCGCAAATGAAATCGAAATAATCTCCTCACTGAAGCATAAACACATCATGCCTCTAATAGGTATCTGCATTAAAGATCATGATCTTATATCCGTCTATGATTTCTCATCCAAGGGAAGCTTAGAAGAAATTCTGCATG GGAAGAACAAAGGAAAACATGCCTTGCCATGGGAGCTCAGATATAACGTTGCTGTCGGGATTGCTGAAGGCCTAGATTACCTACATAATGAGCTTTCTCGACCTGTTATTCATAGGGATATCAAGTCTTCAAATATTCTTCTTTCAGATGGGTTCGAACCAAAG TTATCTGACTTTGGGTTAGCAATATGGGGACCAACTGATTCGTCATTTCTGATTCAAGCTGATGTTGTTGGAACATTTGGGTATTTAGCTCCTGAATATTTTATGTATGGTAAACTTAGCGACAAGATTGACGTCTACGCTTTCGGTGTTGTTCTACTCGAGTTGCTATCAGGAAAAAGACCGATAAGCTTTGAGAATCTAAAAGGCCAGCAAAGCTTGGTCATGTGG GCAAAGCCTATAATAGAGAGTGGAGATGTGAAAGGTATATTGGACCCCAATTTGAATGGGAATATCAATGAGACTCAAATGCATAGGATGATTCGAGCTGCGACACTTTGCATCACACGTTCAGGTCGACTTCGGCCAAAGATGAGACAG ATACTAGAGCTGTTAAGAGGGGAAAAAGAAGTAGAAAAATGGGGAGagacaccaaatgaggaaatggAAAGCCAAGAACAGCATGATGATGAAGTTTATCCAAATTCAAGGCCAGAGTTACATTTAAGTGTGGCAATGCTTGATGTTGATGATGATTGTACATCATTTAGTAGCATGGAGCAAAGCAGTAACTTTTCTACTGATGAATATTTAAAAGAAAGATGGAGCAGATCATCAAGCTTCAATTAg
- the LOC107916786 gene encoding basic leucine zipper 19 isoform X2: protein MDDGELDFSNQEVFSGNNMGDIPSSCSMDSFFDELLNDSHACTHTHTCNPPGPDNSHTHTCFHFHTKIVPASSEDKAAIDDTAVSGENKSKKRPLGNREAVRKYREKVKARAASLEDEVVRLRALNQQLVKRLQGQAALEAEVARLKCLLVDIRGRIEGEIGPFPYQKPATNVNMMNVPGAYVMNPCNVQCNDQMYCLHPGVEDKTGEAAALNGQGFNGCDFDNIQCLANQNSTGGIGSAGSNGNYSGTKRRKATAG, encoded by the exons ATGGACGACGGGGAGCTTGATTTTTCGAACCAAGAAGTGTTTTCTGGCAATAACATGGGTGACATTCCTAGCAGTTGTTCAATGGACAGTTTTTTCGATGAATTACTCAATGATTCTCATGCATGTACTCATACACATACTTGCAACCCACCTGGACCTGATAACTCTCACACACACACCTGTTTTCATTTTCATACCAAGATTGTGCCTGCCTCAAGTGAAGATAAGGCTGCTATTGATGACACCGCTGTGTCTGGGGAGAATAAATCGAAGAAACGTCCGTTAGGTAATCGAGAAGCTGTCAGGAAGTATAGGGAGAAGGTTAAGGCACGAGCTGCCTCTTTGGAGGACGAGGTTGTGAGGCTGAGGGCATTGAACCAACAGCTGGTGAAAAGATTACAGGGTCAGGCTGCATTGGAGGCTGAGGTTGCAAGGCTAAAGTGTTTGCTTGTAGATATTAGAGGAAGAATCGAAGGGGAAATTGGACCGTTTCCTTATCAGAAACCAGCAACTAATGTTAACATGATGAATGTGCCTGGTGCTTATGTGATGAATCCCTGCAATGTGCAATGCAATGATCAGATGTATTGCCTTCATCCTGGAGTCGAAGATAAAACAGGAGAAGCTGCAGCACTGAATGGACAAGGATTTAATGGTTGTGACTTTGACAATATTCAGTGCTTGGCGAATCAGAACTCTACAGGTGGGATTGGAAGTGCAGGGTCGAATGGCAATTATTCTGGCACAAAAAGGAGgaaag CTACAGCAGGCTGA